In the Magnetospira sp. QH-2 genome, one interval contains:
- a CDS encoding cell wall hydrolase — MTSKQILKHFEDEADYERQVDILARTLYGEARGEPPEGAEAVASVIMNRVLRGRRRRNGYWWGETVEEVCQKPWQFSCWNEDDPNRDKIEKVGPGNPIFDRCLWVARRAVDRKLKDRTFGATHYHAMGIDPHWAFGREACALIGHHLFYNDVE; from the coding sequence ATGACCAGCAAACAAATCCTGAAACACTTCGAGGACGAAGCCGACTACGAGCGTCAGGTGGATATCCTGGCCCGGACCCTCTATGGCGAGGCCCGCGGTGAACCCCCCGAGGGCGCCGAAGCGGTGGCTTCGGTGATCATGAACCGGGTGCTGCGCGGCCGACGTCGCCGCAACGGATACTGGTGGGGCGAGACGGTGGAAGAAGTCTGCCAAAAGCCTTGGCAATTCTCCTGCTGGAACGAGGACGACCCCAACCGGGACAAGATCGAAAAGGTCGGCCCGGGTAATCCGATCTTCGACCGCTGCCTGTGGGTCGCCCGCCGGGCCGTGGATCGCAAGCTCAAGGACCGCACCTTTGGCGCCACCCATTACCACGCCATGGGCATTGATCCACACTGGGCCTTTGGCAGGGAAGCCTGCGCGCTGATCGGCCATCACCTGTTCTATAACGATGTGGAGTGA
- a CDS encoding bifunctional riboflavin kinase/FAD synthetase yields MRIFRHYEGLPPELKGGAVAVGNFDGVHLGHRAVIGEAGLIARAGDPSVPWGVLTFEPHPRLLFKPDQEPFRLSPFRIKSRHIEEMGVDFMVVLHFDMALAKHPAESFVDEIVVGALGASHVIAGYDFQFGAKRRGNCQMLLAMGQEHGYGFTCVPAVTDDGGEPYSSTRVRDYLQSGDPRGAAAVLGRPFEIEGRVEHGDKRGRTIGFPTANVHLGEYIHPSFGVYAVRAGVDQGGETHWIDGVANLGMRPTYETQGVTLEVHLFDFDEDLYGKHLRVALIEHLRPERKFNGLTELQTQIGKDSAQAREILAQ; encoded by the coding sequence ATGCGTATCTTTCGGCATTACGAAGGCCTGCCGCCGGAACTAAAGGGCGGGGCCGTGGCGGTCGGCAACTTCGACGGCGTTCACCTGGGCCACCGGGCGGTGATCGGCGAGGCGGGATTGATCGCGCGCGCCGGCGATCCTTCGGTGCCGTGGGGTGTATTGACCTTCGAGCCTCATCCCCGGCTGCTGTTCAAACCGGATCAAGAACCGTTCCGGCTGTCTCCGTTCCGCATCAAGTCGCGCCATATCGAGGAGATGGGCGTCGATTTCATGGTGGTGCTGCATTTCGACATGGCTCTAGCCAAGCATCCGGCGGAATCCTTTGTCGACGAGATCGTCGTGGGCGCCTTGGGGGCCAGTCATGTGATCGCCGGATACGATTTCCAGTTCGGCGCCAAGCGGCGCGGAAACTGCCAGATGCTGCTGGCCATGGGCCAGGAACATGGCTACGGCTTTACCTGTGTTCCGGCGGTGACCGACGACGGCGGCGAACCCTATTCCTCCACCCGGGTGCGCGACTATCTGCAAAGTGGCGACCCGCGTGGCGCGGCGGCGGTGCTCGGGCGCCCGTTCGAGATCGAGGGCCGGGTGGAACATGGCGACAAACGCGGGCGGACCATCGGCTTTCCCACCGCCAACGTCCATCTGGGCGAGTATATCCATCCCTCTTTCGGAGTGTATGCGGTGCGGGCCGGGGTCGACCAGGGTGGCGAAACCCATTGGATCGACGGCGTGGCCAACCTGGGCATGCGCCCCACTTACGAAACCCAGGGCGTGACCCTGGAAGTGCATCTGTTCGATTTCGACGAGGACCTGTACGGCAAGCATCTACGGGTCGCGCTGATCGAACACCTGCGGCCAGAACGCAAGTTCAACGGTCTGACCGAATTGCAAACCCAGATCGGCAAAGACAGCGCTCAGGCTCGAGAGATCTTAGCACAATAA
- a CDS encoding tetratricopeptide repeat protein encodes MRVFMILICLLIWSIPARADFAAGMGAYEAGDFVAAREAWHPLAEAGDPRAQYWMGDLYRFGKGVAQDFKAAMGWYKQAARQTEDGDMLRRAAYAMGYMVEDGSGTPKDLDKAECLYRVAAENGYANAQAALHLFLREKPGIDFEALDWADRAALQGQDQGLFATGFAEVLSPFGDTVEGLVLIILAAERGNKYAIKKMLDYRDTDDQEVLAMIQDAEHRSKVWQAEIEPLPAKLFMVPDGCWP; translated from the coding sequence ATGCGTGTTTTTATGATTCTGATATGTCTGCTGATTTGGTCGATCCCGGCGCGGGCGGATTTCGCGGCGGGCATGGGGGCCTACGAGGCCGGGGACTTTGTCGCGGCCCGGGAGGCCTGGCATCCCCTGGCCGAGGCGGGGGATCCCCGGGCGCAATACTGGATGGGCGATCTCTATCGCTTCGGCAAAGGCGTGGCGCAGGATTTCAAGGCCGCCATGGGCTGGTACAAACAGGCCGCCCGCCAGACTGAAGACGGAGACATGCTACGCCGGGCCGCCTATGCGATGGGGTATATGGTCGAGGATGGTAGCGGAACGCCAAAGGATCTGGACAAGGCCGAATGCCTCTATCGGGTGGCGGCGGAGAATGGCTATGCCAATGCACAGGCAGCCTTGCATTTGTTTCTGAGGGAAAAACCGGGCATCGATTTCGAAGCCCTGGACTGGGCCGACAGAGCGGCACTTCAGGGCCAGGATCAGGGATTGTTTGCAACAGGTTTTGCTGAAGTATTGAGCCCATTTGGTGATACGGTCGAAGGACTGGTCCTTATTATTCTGGCGGCGGAAAGGGGCAACAAGTATGCAATCAAAAAAATGCTGGACTACAGGGACACGGATGATCAGGAGGTACTCGCAATGATCCAGGATGCCGAGCATAGATCAAAGGTTTGGCAGGCAGAGATCGAGCCTCTGCCCGCCAAACTGTTTATGGTGCCGGATGGCTGCTGGCCTTAA
- a CDS encoding MaoC family dehydratase yields the protein MEELNGYYFEDLDEGMTDLFGKTVTEADIAAFSGVSGDTNPVHLNEDYASQTMFKGRIAHGMLSAGLISAVFGTKLPGPGCIYVSQNLRFKAPVKIGDTVIARVTVTKLVPEKGFVEFDTVCTVGDKKVLVGEATLMVPKRG from the coding sequence ATGGAAGAATTGAACGGCTATTATTTCGAGGATCTGGACGAGGGCATGACCGATCTGTTCGGCAAGACGGTCACCGAGGCCGACATCGCCGCTTTTTCAGGGGTATCGGGCGACACCAATCCAGTGCACCTGAACGAGGACTATGCCTCCCAGACCATGTTCAAGGGCCGCATTGCCCACGGCATGCTGTCCGCGGGTCTGATCTCCGCCGTATTCGGTACCAAGCTCCCCGGGCCGGGCTGCATCTATGTCAGCCAGAACCTACGTTTCAAGGCCCCGGTGAAAATCGGTGACACGGTCATCGCCCGGGTGACGGTCACCAAGCTGGTCCCGGAAAAGGGTTTTGTGGAATTCGATACCGTCTGCACCGTCGGCGACAAGAAGGTGCTGGTCGGCGAAGCGACGCTGATGGTGCCCAAGCGGGGGTAG
- a CDS encoding formylglycine-generating enzyme family protein has translation MFGPIEAQTKPLKPGDVFKDCPVCPEMVVIPAGSFMMGHDQPDEHIHGDDFVSTKPVRRVTIKLPFAMGRYEVTVEEFQACMDDALCWLDGANLRRDTKPRMPVVKQTYIEALGFLHWLKLKTGRQYRLPSEAEWEYAARGGATTRYWWGDAMEYGRANCGVCLPREEKRGLRVVGSFPPNPFGLYDMLGNVDEWVADCWNDSYEGAPADGAPRTDGDCTRGTGRGADWNSRLTYTPVFDRGWNLYLKRDKDGGFRVVRDLTDEELGLTGEDKP, from the coding sequence ATGTTTGGTCCGATTGAAGCTCAGACGAAACCGCTCAAGCCCGGCGATGTCTTCAAGGATTGCCCCGTTTGCCCCGAAATGGTCGTCATCCCGGCGGGTAGCTTCATGATGGGGCATGATCAGCCGGACGAGCATATTCACGGTGATGACTTCGTCAGCACCAAACCGGTGCGCCGGGTCACAATCAAGCTCCCCTTCGCCATGGGGCGGTACGAAGTGACCGTGGAAGAGTTTCAAGCCTGCATGGATGACGCTTTGTGTTGGCTCGATGGAGCAAACCTACGAAGGGACACCAAGCCCCGAATGCCGGTTGTCAAACAAACGTATATTGAGGCATTGGGTTTTCTTCATTGGCTTAAACTAAAAACTGGCCGCCAGTATCGCCTGCCCAGCGAGGCGGAGTGGGAATACGCTGCTCGCGGCGGCGCCACAACACGGTATTGGTGGGGCGACGCTATGGAGTATGGCCGCGCGAACTGCGGTGTTTGCTTGCCGCGAGAGGAAAAACGAGGGCTCAGGGTTGTCGGTTCTTTTCCGCCCAACCCTTTTGGCTTGTACGACATGTTGGGCAACGTTGACGAGTGGGTCGCCGACTGCTGGAACGACAGCTATGAAGGCGCGCCTGCCGACGGCGCTCCCCGAACTGATGGCGATTGTACCAGAGGTACGGGCCGGGGAGCTGATTGGAACTCGAGGCTAACATACACACCCGTATTCGACAGAGGCTGGAACCTCTACCTGAAACGCGACAAAGACGGTGGCTTCCGCGTGGTCCGCGACCTGACCGATGAGGAGCTGGGACTGACCGGGGAAGATAAACCTTGA
- a CDS encoding colicin E3/pyocin S6 family cytotoxin translates to MGSTEQSAMPETKSPAAAAPDLSPPSSPALAPAPAFTAHSPDDGPLGNQSPGLGGGNDWLAPSSNQASVSPDVEGFQTLTKPKTPQPASGDPSQSENNRWATQQLEKMAKEKSKPTVQPVGSQEDYKTDFRKSPVTAQAVADEIVACKDPLDWSCTENQKVMTAPGYFKDGHPKNDILRPKVDQWFKNTFPGTVDLSGGQSAKAVADSDPDSRRKVDDHINAGKGLRPAATGAAGAVYDDSNPPTFAETIKRQTGYDVAPAVHRPDRDPQVQVHQAGGRERKKALREMHRTEQVTPEQRRRLRQAFSDSPEQQQLIDQWADLETKTERDRFLSEQGNRLRQPPRTPAEKALGDFYGEALGGGLGRRRPEKGPGAPRPGDPGKAIGGPRAKGWDDYRDTVAHRADKAFREEAQKHARHIRTPYGFIADNAKPADSRKLRREGVKTIEMEGGKKVYLKWDDNHGGEWEMYLPKGKFLRHQGVLDPVTGQQIKPPDPEKKPIRMSDTGDDNTSFA, encoded by the coding sequence ATGGGTTCCACCGAACAATCAGCCATGCCGGAAACCAAGAGCCCCGCTGCCGCCGCTCCGGACCTGTCCCCGCCGTCGTCACCGGCCTTGGCACCGGCCCCCGCCTTCACGGCACACTCCCCGGACGACGGGCCCCTGGGCAACCAGTCGCCGGGCCTGGGCGGCGGCAACGATTGGCTGGCGCCGTCATCCAATCAGGCATCCGTCAGCCCGGACGTCGAGGGTTTCCAGACCCTGACCAAACCCAAGACCCCGCAACCCGCCAGCGGTGATCCTTCCCAATCGGAGAACAATCGCTGGGCCACCCAACAACTGGAGAAAATGGCCAAGGAGAAATCCAAGCCCACCGTCCAGCCGGTGGGCTCGCAAGAGGACTATAAGACGGACTTCCGGAAATCCCCGGTGACCGCGCAGGCGGTCGCCGACGAGATTGTCGCCTGCAAGGATCCCCTGGACTGGTCCTGCACCGAGAACCAGAAAGTGATGACCGCGCCGGGCTACTTCAAGGACGGTCATCCGAAAAACGACATCCTCCGGCCCAAGGTGGATCAATGGTTCAAGAACACCTTTCCGGGCACGGTGGACCTGTCCGGCGGCCAGTCGGCCAAGGCCGTCGCCGATTCCGACCCGGACTCGCGGCGCAAGGTCGATGACCATATCAATGCCGGCAAGGGGTTGCGCCCGGCGGCAACGGGGGCCGCGGGCGCGGTCTATGACGATTCCAATCCTCCGACTTTCGCCGAGACCATCAAACGGCAAACCGGATACGACGTGGCACCGGCGGTCCACCGACCGGATCGCGACCCCCAGGTTCAGGTTCATCAGGCGGGCGGTCGCGAGCGCAAGAAGGCCCTGCGGGAAATGCATCGTACCGAGCAGGTGACCCCCGAGCAGCGTCGTCGCCTGCGTCAGGCTTTTAGCGACAGCCCTGAGCAGCAGCAACTGATCGATCAATGGGCCGACCTGGAGACCAAGACCGAGCGGGACCGGTTCCTGAGCGAGCAGGGAAACCGGTTGCGCCAACCGCCCCGCACCCCGGCGGAAAAGGCCCTGGGCGATTTCTACGGCGAGGCCCTGGGCGGCGGCCTGGGACGGCGGAGACCGGAAAAGGGGCCGGGGGCACCACGTCCTGGCGATCCGGGAAAAGCCATCGGCGGGCCCAGAGCCAAGGGCTGGGACGACTACCGCGACACGGTCGCCCACAGGGCAGACAAGGCCTTCCGCGAGGAGGCCCAAAAACACGCACGCCATATTCGCACCCCCTATGGCTTTATTGCTGACAACGCCAAACCGGCGGATAGCAGGAAGCTCCGTCGTGAAGGCGTGAAGACCATCGAGATGGAGGGCGGCAAAAAGGTCTACCTGAAATGGGACGACAATCACGGCGGGGAATGGGAGATGTATCTTCCGAAGGGCAAATTTCTTCGACATCAAGGCGTTCTTGACCCCGTCACAGGGCAGCAAATCAAACCTCCGGATCCGGAGAAGAAACCGATACGTATGAGTGACACTGGTGATGACAATACATCCTTCGCATGA
- a CDS encoding nucleotidyltransferase domain-containing protein: MTQIHDALAHVRADLDHRFAGSMRWVSRNGTDYLYRKFKASEKSLGPRSLKTEEADRLFRDGRDEAKAREARLKKQLDQAAPILRASNLGRVPVITAKILRRLARDGVLGRDLIVVGTNALYAYEAHAGVQIRAGHLATGDVDLLFDARRGLRFCSEELRQEGLLRILQRVDRSFTGQGYRASNNDGFYVDLIRPESRHEVATNPADRIVDDDLVATPVLGLDWLLSVPKFEQVAVGEDGLPVPMAVIDPRAFALQKAWLARRPDRDPIKKVRDQAQSDVAAELAARYFGMDMDDPVLTGLPKALR; this comes from the coding sequence ATGACACAGATCCATGACGCTCTGGCTCATGTGCGTGCCGACCTTGATCATCGGTTCGCGGGCTCCATGCGATGGGTATCCCGCAATGGGACGGACTATCTCTACCGGAAATTCAAGGCCTCGGAAAAGTCTCTCGGCCCACGATCCCTGAAAACGGAAGAGGCCGATCGATTATTCCGCGATGGGCGGGATGAAGCCAAGGCCCGGGAGGCCCGCCTAAAGAAACAACTCGATCAGGCCGCTCCCATCCTCCGGGCCTCGAACCTCGGTAGGGTCCCCGTGATTACCGCGAAGATCCTGCGCAGGCTTGCGCGCGACGGCGTTCTGGGCCGTGACCTGATCGTCGTCGGGACAAATGCACTCTATGCCTACGAAGCCCATGCCGGGGTCCAAATCCGGGCCGGACACCTGGCCACCGGCGATGTTGATTTGCTGTTTGATGCGCGCCGAGGGCTGCGATTCTGTTCCGAAGAGCTCCGGCAGGAAGGCCTGTTGCGTATCCTGCAACGGGTCGATCGCAGCTTCACGGGCCAGGGCTACCGGGCCTCCAACAACGACGGCTTTTACGTCGATCTGATCCGCCCCGAATCGCGCCACGAAGTCGCCACCAATCCAGCGGACCGGATTGTCGATGACGATCTTGTCGCGACGCCGGTCTTGGGTCTGGATTGGTTGCTGAGTGTTCCAAAATTCGAACAGGTTGCCGTCGGTGAAGACGGGCTACCGGTCCCCATGGCGGTCATCGATCCTCGGGCCTTTGCCCTACAAAAAGCCTGGCTCGCCCGCCGCCCGGATCGCGATCCCATCAAAAAGGTTCGCGACCAGGCACAAAGCGATGTCGCCGCGGAACTGGCGGCTCGGTACTTCGGGATGGACATGGATGATCCCGTATTGACGGGGCTCCCGAAAGCCTTGCGGTAA
- a CDS encoding 3TM-type holin, translated as MIGALIGPLLSGLFSVVDKAVEDEDEKNKIKGELQTMVLTGQMKEIEQAASIIVAEANGESWLQRNWRPLLMCLFGVIIANNYIVSPITGSPMMPLPPDMWELLKIGVGGYVVGRSVEKGVKVWKEGGN; from the coding sequence ATGATCGGAGCCCTGATCGGCCCGCTGCTGTCGGGCCTGTTCTCCGTCGTCGACAAGGCGGTGGAGGACGAAGACGAAAAAAACAAAATCAAGGGTGAGCTTCAGACCATGGTGCTCACCGGCCAGATGAAGGAAATCGAACAGGCGGCCAGCATCATCGTCGCCGAGGCCAATGGCGAAAGCTGGCTACAACGCAATTGGCGGCCTTTGCTCATGTGCCTGTTCGGCGTCATCATCGCCAACAACTACATTGTCTCCCCCATCACCGGCTCGCCGATGATGCCGCTCCCCCCCGACATGTGGGAGTTGCTCAAGATCGGTGTCGGCGGCTACGTGGTCGGCCGCTCGGTGGAAAAAGGAGTCAAGGTCTGGAAGGAGGGCGGGAATTGA